AGCGATGAGCTGAAGAGCGTCCAAAATTGCCTCCAGGAGACGCAGGAGGAGCGCAAGAAGCTGCGACTTCAGTCGGCGGATCAGTCCAATGAAATTGGAGAACTCAAGAAGGAACTGGCGGTGCTGGACAAGGCGCGTCTTGAACTGGAAACGGACAATCTATCCGCAGGCGAGAAGCTCAAGTGCCTGCAGCTGGAGAAGGAGAAGATCCTGCAGGATTTGGCCTGCGTCACCAGGGATCGTGGTGATATCCACAACCAACTGACGGCCATGTGCCGCAAGAAGGAGGCTTTAAATGAGGAACTGATGAGGACTCGCCAGCGTTTGGAGCAGACCACCGAAACGAATAGTCGGTTGAATAGGAATCTGGAGGAGATGGTGAAGGATGTGGAGGAGAAGCAGGTGGTCATCGATTTGCACGAGAAGGACACGCATCGATTGAACGAACTCCTGGCCGCTTTGCGTTCGGAGAAGGAGTCCCTGGAATCGGTGCTCTTCGATACGAATACCTCACTGGAGGCCACCGAGGAGCGACGCAGCCAGTTGGAACGGGATCTTCAGGAGGCTTTGGTGCGCGAGGAGTCGCTCAAGAATCACGTGGCCCGCTTGCAAAAGGATCTGGAGCAATGCCAGCGGAAGGCCCAGGAGACCAAGACGCAGTTGCTCAATGCCGCACGGGCGGCCGAGAGTGATTTCAACCAGAAGATAGCCAATCTTCAAGCCTGCGCCGAGGATGCGGCCAAGCGACATGGCGAGGAAATCCTCCAGCTGCGAAATGCCCTCGAGAAGCGAATGCAACAGGCTTTGCAGGCATTGCAAACGGCCAAGGATGATGAGATCGAGAAGTTGCAGGAGCGTCTGGCCACTTTGCAGGCTCATCTGGAGAGTCTGGTTCAACAGCATGAGGAGGCACTGATCCGCGCTGAAAGCGAGAAGCAGCAGGCCCTCTTGATTGCCCACCGGGACAAGCAGGCGGTGGCCGAGCGGCTGGAAGCCGTTTCCCGGGATCTCAAGACCGAACAGGAGTCCCTGGATCGCAGCAGACGCGAGGCCAACGCCAGGGATGAGAAGCAACGGGCGGCGATTGCCCAGCTCAAGGACGAGATGGTGCACATGCGCaccaaggaggaggagcacaAGTTAGTATTTTGGTTCTTAGTTAGTCTACAAACTAGAGCCATGATTCAACAATTATTCTAAATTATTATTCTGAAGAATTCTACAAACTAGACCCACAATCAACAATGATTCTAAACattttctgaagaattcgcggtttcttaatttattaatcatTCACTTCTGAAGAATTTGCGGTTTTTATATACTTGCCTTTTAATATTTGAGGTAGAAAATATTGCTTCGCTTATGTAAGCtcacaatatttaaaattccaatcaTCTCTGAATAATTTGATATTTGAATCATCTTTTAGTGATTCGAAACGTGTAGAAATCGATACAATggattctttattttaatatttcttgttttaaaaatatttcccttCTAAAGAATTTGCGGTTTTTATATCCTTGCCTTGGGGccactaataaaaatatttaagatagaAAATATTGCTTCGTTTATGTAAGCTTAAATGATCTAAAATTCGATCCATCTCTGAATGATTTGAAATTCGAATCATATTTTAATGATTCGAAACGTGTAGAAATCGATACAATggattctttattttaatatttcttgttttgaaaatatttccctTCGAAAGAATTCGCGGCTTTTATATTCTTGCCTTGGGCcaccaatttaaatatttaagatgtTAAATATTGCATCGTTTATGTAAGCTCACataatttgacattttaatcATCTCTGAATGATTTGAAAAACGAATCATCTCTGAATGATTTGGAATTCGAATTATCTCTGAATGGTTTAAAATTCGAATCATCTCTGAATGATTTGAAATTGATACAATGGATtatctattttaatatttcttagtAAGAGGGGTGATCGAAACATACTGTTGATTTATTCAAGGCTTCACTTAATTGAAATACATATGTGTTTTCCCCTACTTAATATCTCCCATAGGATTAAGCTGGAGGAGTGCATCCGCAAGCAGGAGTTGCAGTTGAGTAGCATTCGGGAAGAGCGCGACACCCTGTGCCGTGTGAGTGAGGAGCTGAAGATGGAGATTCGTCTGAAGGAGGACAAAATGGAGGGCACCAACAACGAGCTGCAGGATGCACTGCGCAAGTCCAAGGAGGGTGAGTACTAGGCCACTGAATCCTCACTAGAAATTCTCTAAAAATTCCTTATTCAGGCGAAGGTTTCATTGACAGTCTGCGCAAGGAGCTAACAGACTGTCGCCGCCAACTGGCGGACAGCAACATCGAGCGGGACAAGTACTCCGGCAGCAACAAGGAGCTGCGCGACCATGTGAAGCGCGTGGAGAGCGCCAAGCGGGAGCAGGCACGCGCCATCGAGGAGGCTCTGCAGAAGATCAGCAATCTGGAGGACACCAAGAACTCGCTGGAGAACGAACGCACCCGGCTGAGTACGATCCTCAAGGAGACGGAGAATCACTTTACGAAAACCACGCAGGATCTCAGTGCCACCAAGGCGCAGCTGCAGAAGGCCCAGGTGGAGTTTGCCCAGAAGGACGAGGGCGGCAAGGAGCTGCAGTGCAAGTTGGTGGCCGAGGTGGAGCTCAAGGAGCGGGCCCAGCAGGAGCTGTGCCAGATCAAGAAGCAGCTGTCCGATTTGGAGGCCAATCTGTGCGCCACCCGCCAGGAATTGGGCAGGGCGAGGTGTCAGAACAACCAGGAGGAGCACCGTTTCCATGCGCGGGAGCAGGAGTTGGCCCAGCGACTGGAGGAGGGTCGTGGCCGGGAGAAGCGGCTGGAGGATCAGAAGCACAACCTGGAGGTCTGCCTGGCGGATGCCACGCAGCAGATTCAGGAGTTGAAGGCTCGACTAGGTGGAGCCGAAGGTCGGATTCGCGCCCTGGATGAGCAGCTGTCCTGCGTGGAGCTGCACAAGCGGGACACCGAACAGAAGCTCTCCTCGGTGGTTCACACGCTGCGCCGGATTGCCGGAATCCAAGTGGATGGCAGTGTGAATCTCTCCCATCGTTTGCTCAGTCCCTCGCGGAGATTCAGTCCATCGCGCAGTTGCGGGGACTACGACAACCGAAGCACTTCGCAGTGTCCCGACGGACCCATCGATGTGGATCCGGATCTGGTGAGGAAGGGTGTTCGCAATCTGATGCACCAAGTGGCCCAGTTGGAGCGCGAGAAGGATGACTACAAATCGCAGCTGGGAGCGGCCAAGAAGCAGCTCCAAGATGCCGCCGAGCAGCAACTCAAGTGCGATGCCAAGCTGGGCAAGCTGCAGGCCATGCTGCGGAATCTGCAGGAGGAGAAGAGCAATCTGGAGACGGACCGCAAGATGAAGCTGTCGGCCATTCAGGCGCTGGAGGAGAAGCTCAAGCACCGCAACGATGAGTGCCAGATGTTAAGGGAACGTTTGGCCCAAACGGAGATGCAATTGGCGGCCACGTCGGAGGAGAACGGGCAGAACGAGGAGCGGCTGGAGAAGAGCCGACAGCAGTGCGCCAAGCTGGACAACGAGAAGCGGCAGCTGCAGGAGGAACTGGCCAAGGTGGAGGGCAGGGCCAGCAAACTGGATCTGCAGCGTGTGGCCATGGAGGGCGATCTAACCAGGCTGCAAATGGCGCTGCAGGAGAAGGACTGCAGCATCCGTCAGATGGCCGAGCGGCTAGAGAATCAAAATCGGGCACTCACCCAACTGGAGGATCGCTGCACTGCTCTCAAGACCACCGTGGATCAGCTGAAGGAGCGCCTCCAAAAGTCCGCCGTCAGTGAAACGCAACTGCGGGGTGAGTTAAAAACCCTGCAGAAGGAGCTCTCCGAACAGGGTCACTGCTCGCAGGCCAACGAGGATAAGCTGAAGCTGGTCCAGAAGTCGCTGCAGACCGCGGAGAACGAGAAGCGCATCCTCACCGAGCGACTGGACAGCGCACAGACCAATCTCAACGAGCTGCGTCGCAGCCAGCAGGCCCAATTGGATGGCAATCAGCGGTTGCAGGAGCAGGTCACCGATCTGGAGGTTCAGCGATCGGCTCTGGAGTCCCAGCTGCGCATCGCCAAGTGGAATCAGgagagcggcggcggcggcgacaAGGGGCTGACCAATGGCAACGGAGGCGGCAATGGCGAGGATGAGCTCAGCAGGCAGCTGAAGTCTTCCCAGCGGGAGAAGTCCGAGCTGCGCAGTAAATTGCAGACACTACAGGTGGGAAGAAATattaattagttaattatcacaaattttacaatagcaaaagctttaaaatcaactgtagacaacactgcgtatgagtgattATTGTTCTAATTTGAACCTCACACGCGGcttctaattattttaggaattaatgtgatttttttagatttttatggcaatttgtTTTGGGTGAAATTGGCTAATAACCGTTTTTTATAGGTCCTATTTTATAGTAAATATTAAGACTATAAATTTAGTATACGTAGTGTTGCCTAAGATCTTTTTAACACTTTCTTCTTAGTTTCTAATTCTTTGTGGCTTTCAATCTAATcaataatacaatttaagactataaattaagtatacgtagtgttgtttaagtttttttttaacactttctTCTTAGTTTCTTATTCTTTATGGCTTTCAATCTTATCAtttactcaatattttttccactGCGTATGAGGGATAAATTTTAGGACTATAAATTAAGTATACGTAGTGTTGCCCAAGATCTTTTTAACACTTTCTTCTTATTTACTAATTCTTTATGGCTTTCAATCTAATCAATTACTCAATATGTTTTCcactgcgtatgagtgataaattTTAAGACTATAAATTAAGTATACGTAGTGTTGCCTGAGAATTCTCTTAAAACTTTCTCCATAGTTTCTAATTCTTTAAGGCTTTCAAAGTAATtaataactaaatattttttccactgCGTGGGGGTgataaatattatgaatataAATTAAGTAAACGTAATTTGTCTGTAAATACTTTCTCCATAGTTTCTTATTCTTAATGGCTTCTAATCATTTACTCAACCTTTTTTCCTTAGGACAAAGTCAAGCAATTGGAATGCGAACGGAAGAGCAAGTTCTCCGGCGGAAACGCCTACGATCGTGCCGAAAAGTCCAACTCCTATTACGGTGGAGCTGCAGATTCCGGGGAGTTTGACTCGAATCGCTACGATGTGGGAGGTGGTAATGCCGGCGGCGGAGGAAACTCCTTCAACTGCGGATTGGATCACAGTGTGATCGAGCAGGAGACCCGCGATCTGCGACTCAAGGTGCGTCGCCTGGAGACGCTGCTGGCCGAGAAGGAGTCCGAGTTGGCGCGTTGCAAGGCGCGTATGAATGACAGCGCCAAGTGCACGGATGGCTTGGACGGGGATCGCTATCGCAGTGCCCAGATGCACGCCGAGAAGCTACTCGATGCCAGGGAACAGTCGCACCGACAGCAGGTTCTTCGCCTGGAGAATCAGGTGGGTTATCTTCACAGATTCTGGagggtaatacaaaaaataagtaactTGTATTTGATAGATATCCATGCTGCGCGAGCAGTTGGCTCAGGAGGCCAAGCGACGGCAACAGTATATTCTGCGCAGCTCAAAGGCCAACAGGGAAATGCAGCACTTGAGGAGCACCCTTGGGGATTCCCTGCGCAATGTTTCCCAGCACCCGGTGGATGCCCATCTCTTGGAGAGCGAGAGTCGTCGGTGAGTCTGGAGAGggtttaaaaatcattaaatattagtaattaatataacaaataCTTACTTGCAGTCTCGATTCGGCCGTTTCGATGAGCCTGCCTCCCTCGACCTGCCGGGACTATGATCGCGACTAGAGCGATGTGAACTAGAGATTTGGTTAAACTTTATCCCGCCAAAAAGACCTAACGCTCACTgccatttgcatttatttagaAGAGGCTTCCTTCCTTCGTTTGCCTTAGTACAATCCTAGCTGTTCATTGTCTGCCCTGTTAGACAATCGAATATAGTGCGTTCCATCCAGTCGCATTCGGATGCCATCCTTTCATCTACACACAACTAACAACTATGCATTAAAGGGTCACGAGTTCCGATTCTCCCTGAGCGAGGGAGAACACCGAACCATAACTAACACGACAATTTACatcatttgcatttacatATTGGCCAGAACACCGAACTAGTCAGCACGAAACAAAGCAACAACTATATTTAATCCTTAGCCTATCTAAACCTATATACAGTGCGGTTTGTCGACtgcatgttttataaaatatatacaagaGAAACACACTCCTAATGAACACAACTATCTTAGGTGAGTTCTTAATTTTTGGTGGGTTTTAGAAGCTTTTCCAGGCACTGTACTACCAGCTTCATGTTGGCCTTTTGGGCGGATAGCTTAGCCACTTCGCCCACAATGGCGAACAAAGCTTTGGCCTTGCCCTTTTGGTATTGCTGAACTGCCTTGGGCTGGTTGCTAATGGCCTGCTGGCAAAGACTCTCGATCTCCTCTGGTTTGCTAATCTGCTGCAGGTTGTGCAGTTCAATGAGctgggaaaagaaagaaaatgggAATTAAGTTCtgaatattaaatagtttCAAAGGAATTACCTCACTACTCTTGGAGTTGGGATTATTGTGTAGCAGTTCAATTAGCTGTCGTGCTGCTTGAAGATTAATCTGCTCAGTGTGTAGGTTCTGTAATATATCCTTCAAATCATCAGCCTTTACGGAGCTGTAATAAGAAAAATCATAAGAGATCACttagtttatattattttaataagataTTACCAATCTTCTACATCCAAATTTAACTTATTGCAGTAGGTCAGCAAATCGTTGATaagaaaattgtatataactttCTTTGGCAATTCATTTAAACTACGACTGATGCTGGTAAAATGATCCAGCAGTATAGGTTCGTTCTGGAGTAAAATTAGGAAGTGTTATTAATGAAAGAAGGTAAACAGAATGAAGAACTAAATACCCACCACTAAAATAATGGCAGTTTCCGCATTCAGATTGTACTGCTCCATTAGACGCTGCCTGGTGTCCTCGGGTAATTCGGGAATTTCCTCGCTCAGAGCAGCCACCGAAAGCAGATCCTCTGTAGACTTTGAGCCCGGCCTGAGGTTAACATGAAGAGGTGGTAGATTCGGCTCCGGCATGAATCTGTAATCCTGCAGCACTTCTTTGTCACGCATGGCCACTGTTCGCCGGTTTTCCGCATCCCAGTTGCGAGTCTCATTGGTAATCACTCCGCCATTGGCCACAGTTTCCAACTGTCTGTTTATTTCATAGGTAATTGCCTGGGAAATGCTGCGAACTGAGCCAATATTTTTGACTTCGGTGCGTACGCCCAAGGGATCGCCTTCCTGGTGAATGGATATGTTGGCATCCACACGCAGAGCTCCCTCTAACGGTCgaaaatttagattttaagaTGAAAAGATAGTTTAGAATAGACATACCCTCCATTTTACAGCTGCAGGTCTGAAGACGTCTTAGTATGAGCATTAGTTCCTTGACCAGAGAGGCCGCCTCTTCACCCGTTTCCAGATCTGGGGCAAAAACAAGCTCCATCAGTGGGAGACCAGCACGATTGAGATCAACTAAGCTCCTCTTTAGATAGTCATCGTGCAGGGATTTTCCACTGTCCTGTTCCAATTGCAATTGGAGAAGTTTGGCTGTTTTGTAGTAGACTTTTTTGCCTGGTGTTATTACTGGAAAAGTCATCTTTCCATCATTCGCTAGAGCAGCTCGCTGCTGGGTGATTTGGTAGCCATTCTGGGGAGGATTATCAGGTTAGTTTGGTGTTTTACAGGGTATTTTACCCCTTCTTACTGGCAAATCCGCGTAGAAGTAATGCTTGCGGTCAAACATAGACACCTCATTCACCCGACAGCCAAGAGCCAGTGATGTTTTAATGCCGGATTCCACACACTTCCTGTTGAGCACCTGAAAAGAGGTATTACAAGTAATGGGGTCATCTTAACTGTAAGATTCCCTTCTCACCGGCAAAGTGCCCGGTATGGAGGCATCAAAGTAGGCCACGGAGGAGTTTAAAGGTGCTCCAAAGGATGTTCCACTGCCGGAAAAAAGCTTGGATGCACTGGATATCTGTGCATGGACCTCCAAGCCCACTACGCTTTTCCATTTCCTAAAATAAACCTAGTGTTAAACAATAGccataagtattttttaaaatattaacataCCTCTTAGGAACATTGGCCAACCTGGGTTGCGTTGCAAGTCTTCTTATAATTGAGTaatgcattttattaaattaactatcttttttattattattaccggATTACCGGAAAGAACGGCAAAAAAGTTGCGCCAAAACAGCTGATGTTGTTTTGATTGCGGCCAGTGCTGCCAGACTTTCGCCGATTGgcttccaatcgattggctgGCGATAACAGCGCAAGAGAAatatcacaaaaaaataacctttttcatttttcttcgacaaaaatgtaaaaaactatGAGTTTAGCAGAGGTAAGCATGGCTATAGGTAGCCCAAAACCGAATCTATAGAGTGACGAATCGCATGGCACCGAAATTCAATGCCGAACGCTTCCTCTCCAGTTGACAGCGACCAAGACGAGAAAAAGCACACGCAGCTCTGCCAAAGAAAACCACGACGACGAGTGAGTGGAGTAGAAGGAAGGACCAGGAGCGGAGTAGCAGGAGTAGCAGGAGCAGCGGGCGGAAAAATCAATTGCAGCCATGGTGATAGAGAAGATCATCGGCGACCTGGAGTCCAACATGACGCTGGAGAACGAGGAGGCCAAGCGCAAGCTGGTGGAGCTGCTGACCCAGAGTGAGTCTTTCCAAATCCACATATTCCATATCTACCACTTCCCTCCCCTTCCAGACAAGGAGCAGTGGGTGGTGCAGTTCATGCTGGACTACTTCTTCAAGACCGGATCTCAGCGCATTCTGGAGGTGCTGGTCAAGGCACAGGCGCCGCACGACGGCTTCATCTTCGACCGGCTGGACGACTGCC
This portion of the Drosophila takahashii strain IR98-3 E-12201 chromosome 3R, DtakHiC1v2, whole genome shotgun sequence genome encodes:
- the GatB gene encoding glutamyl-tRNA(Gln) amidotransferase subunit B, mitochondrial — translated: MHYSIIRRLATQPRLANVPKRKWKSVVGLEVHAQISSASKLFSGSGTSFGAPLNSSVAYFDASIPGTLPVLNRKCVESGIKTSLALGCRVNEVSMFDRKHYFYADLPNGYQITQQRAALANDGKMTFPVITPGKKVYYKTAKLLQLQLEQDSGKSLHDDYLKRSLVDLNRAGLPLMELVFAPDLETGEEAASLVKELMLILRRLQTCSCKMEEGALRVDANISIHQEGDPLGVRTEVKNIGSVRSISQAITYEINRQLETVANGGVITNETRNWDAENRRTVAMRDKEVLQDYRFMPEPNLPPLHVNLRPGSKSTEDLLSVAALSEEIPELPEDTRQRLMEQYNLNAETAIILVNEPILLDHFTSISRSLNELPKKVIYNFLINDLLTYCNKLNLDVEDCSVKADDLKDILQNLHTEQINLQAARQLIELLHNNPNSKSSELIELHNLQQISKPEEIESLCQQAISNQPKAVQQYQKGKAKALFAIVGEVAKLSAQKANMKLVVQCLEKLLKPTKN
- the Root gene encoding rootletin, which codes for MQAYRDNFKQTPCPSAVDLQAAGAPHPPTSAASRLPFSRSQRGRDPSASAASVSASAAGALTPRMMSPGPPGGGGGGGGDPSALLRQNQELRQRLADESHSYRRRLDTYKQAQHNQANLVTRLQSKIQQYRQRCSDLEDRMHETIKPTVGTGPKLTTGPTTSQVLCSTSLTLGQSSLPCSSSLDSPPPSCSRDYVHDDVLVAGGGGGGAAELCRKLEEEHQRCEQILAQNGALRQQLEESNRTNEALTNDLQKLTNDWAGLRDELLIKEDEFKEEEQAFKDYYNSEHNRLLKMWREVVSVKRSFKEMQTAMKAEVAKMGQEISCVGKDISGSNATVAFAHQQAKRAADEELKQSQRSNDELQNQLATLKVQYESARHEIMERDQRLLELMNQLKKLEDRCAQAESQAALASRYSDEIERLNNSMREIAQAVVQDAEIADREADAEVTGGVMQHMHLSRDAASVAGGGTGGGAGSTAGGKSPRRNSTRASQAFAEGTISAVQAALHKYQLALHDMQVKFQNTSESLRTTKSQLETSEGTKQLLTTKMQQLTEKLDSSNSKLSELLQERESLQRGLDDVRTQKQQSEMGRADINSAFENLSGDYEKLQLNCGKLQKRIDSMEEDKKAVELEIQRILKDKNITELNLRSEEDRSSRLREETISLREELNRVSLNRDLLEQQRIESDNLINLLEKQKSDLEYDLDKLLLEKCDLQEKHEKLSNNSCSTSDELKSVQNCLQETQEERKKLRLQSADQSNEIGELKKELAVLDKARLELETDNLSAGEKLKCLQLEKEKILQDLACVTRDRGDIHNQLTAMCRKKEALNEELMRTRQRLEQTTETNSRLNRNLEEMVKDVEEKQVVIDLHEKDTHRLNELLAALRSEKESLESVLFDTNTSLEATEERRSQLERDLQEALVREESLKNHVARLQKDLEQCQRKAQETKTQLLNAARAAESDFNQKIANLQACAEDAAKRHGEEILQLRNALEKRMQQALQALQTAKDDEIEKLQERLATLQAHLESLVQQHEEALIRAESEKQQALLIAHRDKQAVAERLEAVSRDLKTEQESLDRSRREANARDEKQRAAIAQLKDEMVHMRTKEEEHKIKLEECIRKQELQLSSIREERDTLCRVSEELKMEIRLKEDKMEGTNNELQDALRKSKEGEGFIDSLRKELTDCRRQLADSNIERDKYSGSNKELRDHVKRVESAKREQARAIEEALQKISNLEDTKNSLENERTRLSTILKETENHFTKTTQDLSATKAQLQKAQVEFAQKDEGGKELQCKLVAEVELKERAQQELCQIKKQLSDLEANLCATRQELGRARCQNNQEEHRFHAREQELAQRLEEGRGREKRLEDQKHNLEVCLADATQQIQELKARLGGAEGRIRALDEQLSCVELHKRDTEQKLSSVVHTLRRIAGIQVDGSVNLSHRLLSPSRRFSPSRSCGDYDNRSTSQCPDGPIDVDPDLVRKGVRNLMHQVAQLEREKDDYKSQLGAAKKQLQDAAEQQLKCDAKLGKLQAMLRNLQEEKSNLETDRKMKLSAIQALEEKLKHRNDECQMLRERLAQTEMQLAATSEENGQNEERLEKSRQQCAKLDNEKRQLQEELAKVEGRASKLDLQRVAMEGDLTRLQMALQEKDCSIRQMAERLENQNRALTQLEDRCTALKTTVDQLKERLQKSAVSETQLRGELKTLQKELSEQGHCSQANEDKLKLVQKSLQTAENEKRILTERLDSAQTNLNELRRSQQAQLDGNQRLQEQVTDLEVQRSALESQLRIAKWNQESGGGGDKGLTNGNGGGNGEDELSRQLKSSQREKSELRSKLQTLQDKVKQLECERKSKFSGGNAYDRAEKSNSYYGGAADSGEFDSNRYDVGGGNAGGGGNSFNCGLDHSVIEQETRDLRLKVRRLETLLAEKESELARCKARMNDSAKCTDGLDGDRYRSAQMHAEKLLDAREQSHRQQVLRLENQISMLREQLAQEAKRRQQYILRSSKANREMQHLRSTLGDSLRNVSQHPVDAHLLESESRRLDSAVSMSLPPSTCRDYDRD